The nucleotide sequence GGTTGACCAAATAATTTTTGCTTCATTGTTATTTTCTTGTTACTAGTAAATATTTCAGTTAATGGGCATTGTGACATTTTTTGAATTACAGAATGAACTGTACCAGCAGGTAATAATGTCTCCTTTATTGTATTCCCATCATCAACACTTCAAATTAGGCAATCATTTTGGCTTGTTTTCATAAAGTAAATATAATAGCCATTATCCCCCATTGCAGTACAGGTCATATCAAACAAGCCATCAATAAGATCTTCTCCTTCTCCTGTAAAATAACTTTCTGCATTTCTGTATAAGGTAATAGGATCAAAGGGAATATCATTACATGCCAACTCATCTATTTTCATATTTGAGTAAAAGTCAATTGTTGTTCTTAATTCGAAAACATCAACAATGTCAAATTGAAGAGAAAATAAAAATGGATCACCATAAATCATTTTAGTTTCACTCCTAGATTTTTCTGAATATCACTTGGCACCTGTTTGCTTGTTAAGGCATTGTTAATATCTCCGGAGCTGCCATTCCAAATAACCCC is from Photorhabdus laumondii subsp. laumondii and encodes:
- a CDS encoding Imm42 family immunity protein is translated as MIYGDPFLFSLQFDIVDVFELRTTIDFYSNMKIDELACNDIPFDPITLYRNAESYFTGEGEDLIDGLFDMTCTAMGDNGYYIYFMKTSQNDCLI